In Tachyglossus aculeatus isolate mTacAcu1 chromosome 25, mTacAcu1.pri, whole genome shotgun sequence, the sequence cagggaagtgaagcgatttgcccaaggtcgtacggcAGACGCGTGGGAGAGCCGGGAagggaactcgggtccttctgactcccaggccgttgctgtatccactaggcctcgcctggcatctatccattattcattcagtcgtatttattgagcgcttactgtgtgcagagcactgtactaagcgcttgggaagtgcaaattggcaacatatggcataCTTCTAAGTGGCATatgaatgccactgaatgattgattggctgctgcCACAAGAAGGTTGGTCCACCCCAACTATGCCCTACCCAGGACTCATATGTttatcaacgtggctcagtggaaagagcccgggctttggagtcagaggtcatgagttcaaatcccggctccgccaactgtcagctgtgtgactttgggcaagtcacttaacttctctgggcctcagttatctcatctgtaaaatggggattaagactgtgagccccccgtgggacaacctgatcaccttgtagcctccccagtgcttagaacagtgctttgcacatagtaggtgcttaataagtgccatcattattattatctagtggttatcaatttatttattaaagGACTTCTCACTTTGTTTTTCTCACTTTCTCTGGACTCTTACTCTTTTTTCTATGTATTTTGCAAATTATGTCTACGTatcttcccattagattgtaaactaagAGAAgcttggaaagggcatgggcctgggactcagaggaccccgtttcgaatcttggctccaccacttgcctattgggtaaccttaggctagtcacttataacatctctgggcctcagtttcctcatctgtaagactgggaTTCCttcccctcagattgtgagccccttgtgggacagggactgtgcccggcctgattatcttgcatctgccgcTATTGTTGTCATGATTAATAAATGACTCtagggcagggaaggaagggtAGGCCATGTCTCTTGTTTCTATTGCAGTTTCCAGGAACCAACAGAGGCCCAGTACAGGTAACTTcaagcagtaggtgctcagtaagtggaGAGGCTCcgtaggtaagtgctcaataaataccatcgattgattcattgaaggaggagatacaggaggaggaggaagagcagaagggcAGAAGCTCTGGGGGGTGGGCGCTGAGCTGGCCGTTCCCCGCCTGctcacctctcccaccccgcCATCCCAGCTCGGCTGCACAAGGCGGGCTGAGGGGCCGGAGGGCAGAGTGACCCTGGCGGTGGCCGGGGCCGGGCTGGACTCAGTCATGGGGCGCGCCGCTCTTGCTCGGGTCCTTTCGGCTCGGGCCAGGCCAGTCCCCTGCCGTGCGGGGAGCGGCGTCCACAATTGTTGGTGCTGGCAGGGCTCCCGGGCCGGGCCTGACCTGTCCGGGCCTGGCCGTTCCCACGCAGGCCCCACAGCAGTGGCGGTGGCGGGCAGGATTTCCTCTGCTTGTTGATCGCTTCCGCCCAAGTGGGGACGCAGTGCGCCCGGAGCCCAGCCCAGCAGGAACAGGAGCAGGACCAGGAGCGGGAGCAGGAGCAAGAGCAggatgaggagcaggagcagaacgaggagcaggagcaggagtagGGTCAGGACAAGGAGCCGGagcaggacgaggaggaggaggaggaggaggaggaggagaagcagcctggagctTGGagcccagaggaagaggaggaggggaaggaggaaacagaggagagGTGTGGGTGTCTGGTCGCCTTGTGCGGGATCATTGCTCCTCCCGGCGGATGTTTTCTTTGGGGTCTGGAGCGGGGGCTGTTGGCAAGCCCCTTCCTGGGGTGCGGGGGTCTGAGTCCCAGCCCGTCCCTTCCCCAGCTGACACTTAGCCAGTGAGGAGTGGGTGCCCATGGAGGCCTTTTCTgctgccaccccctccctccccgcactcCCCCGGGGAATGgccagctcctcaaggacagccAGCGACCAAGCCTTTCCTGGCCTTCCGCCTGCTTCCAACCACCCTGCCCACTGCAGCCGCTGCACTGCCCGGAACAACACTGTAGTGATGTACTTAAAATCTAACCGGAGCTGAAAGCCAACCCTAGGTTTCCCTGGAAATAACTCTCTTCCGTGACCCTGGCCTCAACTTCCCACTTTCTTTGGGCTGCCCAGGTGACATACaagtagcctagtggttagagcacgagcctgggagtcagcaggtcacgggttctaatgccgactttgccacttgtctgctgtgtgaccctgggcaagtcacttcacgtctctgggcctcagttacctcatctggaaaacggcgattgagactgggagcctcacatgggacagggattgtttccaaccccatttgtttataacggtaataataatgatgatgacggtattcgttaagcactcattatgtgcaacactgctccaagtgctggagtagatacaaggtaatcaggttgtcccacatggggctcacagtcttaatccccattttacagatgaggtaaactgaagcaaagagaggttaagtgacttgcccaaggtcatacagcagacacgtggaggggcaggattagaacccacatcctatgactcccgggtttatgctcttgccactgggccatgctgcttctcttctaccccaatgcttagtacagtgcctgacacatagtaagcacttagtaaataccacaatttgaaGGTTTGGAAGCCCGATCCCCCACTAGCCTAGCCCAGCCCATGTTTCCTGATCAGTTCCCCCTCCCATATTGCATCACTCAGGATTACTGGTATCTTTATCTGCTGGCAACTAAGAACTTTAATAAAATTTACTATCCACATGACCAGACTAGGTTAATTCTTCCAGTCCATAGCCTTCCCGACATTTAACGCTCTGCAGCtgtaatggggaggagggaacctgggagtcagaattttTCGAAATAAATCACCTGATGTGATTGAGTTGAGGCCCAGCAGGTTCAGTTTTGAAAATTAAATGGGGTGGATTTCATAAACAATTATGACCCTTAAAGTGCTGTTGGGGGAGGAGTGGATGGCTAGCAGAACACtggatgaagcacttgggagagtacaagtgagttttgttatttttttacggtatttgttaagcacttactataataatgatgatacttgttaagcgctcactatgtgccaagcactgttctaagagctggggtagatacaaattaatcgggttggacacagtccctgtcccacatggggctcacactcttaatccccattttacagatgaggtaactgaggcccagagaagtgaaaatctTGCCCAAGGCTGTATGGCacacacatggcggagccgggaatagagaggtccttctgacccctaggcccgtgctgtagcgactaagccatgctgcttcagaagcactgttctaagtgctggagtagatacaggttaatcagaatagacacattccccttccctcactggactcaaagtctaagtaggagggagaacaggtattgaatcccccttttacggttgaggaaactgaggcagagagaagtaaagtgatttgctcaagcttatacagcaagcaagtggcagagcagagattagaactcaggtcctctgacttccaggccatgctttttttctttttaatggcattcgttaagcatttactgtgtgcctggcaccgtacaaagcactgggatagatacaagctaattagttcagacattgtccctgtgccacatgagtctcactgtcttaattcccattttacagatgaggtaactgaggcacaaagaagttaagtgactggcccaaggtcacactgcagacaagcggcagagctgggattagatcccaggtccttctgagtcctaggctcgtgctccatccactaggccatactgcttctcctagtagaTGTGACCCTTGCCTTcaaagagattacaatctagctGTGGAGACAGACCCTGAAATAACTTATTTGTAGGAGGAAAGAAATTTGGGTATTGGTGAATTAGTGCCAAGCTAATAGAGTGGGCAAGATACACAGGAGGGCTACGGGAAATCCTGCGTCCCCTCTCGGGCACACTCCCAGCAGGACTGCAGGGAGAGCCAGTCACACTGCAATCCCCTGtgctttgtttgtttttggggtacttgttaaggactatgtgccaagcactgttctgagcactggggtccatacaagttaaacaggttggacgcagtccctctcctacttgcggctcacaatctaagtaggtgggagaaggatttaacccccattttacagatgaggtagctgaggcgtagagaagttaagcgacttgcccaggtcacacagcagacaggaggcagagccgggattaaagcccaggtcctccggttcccaggcctggcctccttccactaggtcatgtggcTTGGTCTCAGGCACCGACATCCTGATGCAATCTCAGGAAGGGGACCATCTGCTCCCTTGGCGGTCGAGACTGGCAAAGAAAGTTACGCAGAGATAACCCAGGCCCTGGAGGCGGCAAAGACGTGTAGAATTTGCACCAGGGTCCGGTTCTGCGAATCCCCAGGAGGCTGAGTGCACGCCGCTGAACTGCCAGCGGCCAGAGCTTAGACCGTAACCGTCCCAGGCCAGCAAGCCAGGGGATCAGGGCAGCCCCATGGGAAGAAACGGAGAGCAGAGGGCAGCAGCGGACGTCTCTTGACCGGCCTGTTCGGTCTGTAAAAACCATCCAGCCCCAGGGCGCGTTTCCCCACGTTATTAGAATGCTTTCCAGAGTAGTTTCTCTGGCAGCCTTGTTTCCGACAGGGTGATGCAGTGCTGTGGCACAGACGACCGAAGGTCTGAAACTGGAATCTCACCCCTTAGCTTTCTAGCGGCATCTCAGTTCCCTCGGGACTCTGAAATGTCAGAGGCTCCTGGAAGAAGCCCTAATGTTTAAAAATCCAATCAGTGTGCTTCCTGTCTGGCAGCGCTTCTGCCTCTAGGCAGGAGAGGTGggcggggaagaagaaggaggccgggaaaaggaaaagagtctCTTCCGTCCTCTGCCCAAGgctgccttcctctcctcctgcctgcccctGCTCCCAAGCTGCGGTGAGCTCCTTCCCTGGGGCTCACCTGGCTCAGAGACTTCAGCTTGGCCTTTTCCAGGATCCCTGGAGTCCTCGCCACGCTCAGCCTGCCGCCTCTGTACAGGCAGGACTTTGGGGTCACTCCAGCAGGGGCCGTTTCCACTGTTCCCCAGTTCTAGAGCCTGAAAGAGTGGACTGGGGAGAGGAGGTTGTTgcgggggagatgggagggatgaCAGGCCCAacctaataataaaaaaaattatggtatttgttaagcacttaacaaatactataattattactatgttccagacactgttctaagtgctggggtggatacaagcaaattgggatggacatgaTATCCCCTCCCCAGACCatgtggagctgacagtctcgatccccattttacagaaaaggtaactgaggcacagaaaagtgaagtgacttgtccaaggtcacacaacagacacgtgacgTGGTtgggagggattagaatccatgaccttctgactctaaggcccgtgttctatccactacactacgtTGCTTCCCTACCTGCCAATCCAACCCTTGTTGAGCCCCAGAGCCCCGACTCCTTAAGGAAAGCATCCAACTCCCAGCTTTCTTTCCAATGGCCAGTACTGCCTCATCCTCATTACAGCTATCCTAGACTGAGCAGGTTCCCTCATGCAAGGAAGATTTTGGCCTTGTCCCCTGGGGCCTGCAGGTCACCCAATTGGAATTTCAAACCCAGGCCTCAAACCAAGTAAGCACCAGGCCCCCTCTTTACTTCTCCCATGGCTCCAAAGGCGGAGGTGAGTCATGTCAATCCAAATActttgttctttctttctcctttattTAGCCACCGCACAGCAATACAATAGAGACCAAGTTCAGTTCACCGGGGCCTCTTGGGACTACTGGGGAGTCAACCTGTTCCAAAGGAGATTTCTATGGGCCACTCCAAGCCAAGTCAACCTGGCAGAAACGCAGGGAAGACCAAAAGACCGGGGGAGCCAGTGGGGCTCCGAGGGTCCAGTTAAGGAAAGCCTGGTGGTAACATCCTGACTGAGAGAACCAGCTAGGCTGGGCCCCCCCTTCCCATACCCACTGGCACTTGGGGCAGTTGACCCATTTTCCCATAGAGCCGCCCGTGCCGGGGCCCCGCAGCGTCTACACAGCCTCATCTGGGGCTTGGGACCCAACGGGAGGCTTGGTGCAGACGCTGCAGCCTTCTCCCCAAGGTGTGCCAGGGGTATTGCTCAGATCCTGGGCGGCTCGTTTCTTGGATCCGGTAGGGAGAGATTCCCCCACCCCAGGATGGCAACATGGGAAAGTTCCCCCAACGGATGCGGGAGAAAGCGCTAGCTTTCTTTCTAGGATGACGCCATTCAGTCTGATTTGTCAACGCTTTTTTCCAGATGTAGAAAACTGAGAGTACAGTTTACCTAAAAAGTCTTAAACTGTCAATATAGGAACCCAACAGAAGTTACGTGACTGTGGATGTTAGTGGTTTGGAAAAAATAATGACTAAAATAAGCTGTTGCTAAAGAAGGACAATATCGTCCCCCGCGAAATGCATTAGAGGTTAAGGAATCCAACGCTTTCAGGCCAAAATCGGACCTCTTTGAAACAAACAGATACGAGGCACTCGATACAAACCTATCACAACTGGTTTACATCTGCTATTGCCATTTAATGGCTTGGACCAAAAAGACACTAGATTAAAAAAAGGCACCTGCTAATTATATAGATAAAAAATCCCTTTAGTTTTTAAACTAACTTTCTTCATCTGCCATTgtacccttttcttccctccctctcggtGTGAGCAATCTGAATGTGATTAGGTCAAAACCCAGCTCAGCTGGACCTTTaagacccctctgcccccctccccatggcaAGCCCCCTGGGCTCCCagctccccccacaaccccccacTGCCAAGCACCAGTCCTCTAAAAGGCCCCGATCTCTGTCCCCCAGGGTCTGTAGGGCTTGCCCAGGCCTACCGCCTGCGTCGGGACAGAGGGGTTCAGGGCGTTAGGGGCCAGGAGGTGGAAGGCgccgaaggagaaggggaaggcggACAGGGACACCACGGAGGACAGCAAAGGTGGAGCGAGTTTGGAGGCTGAGGTGGCCCCAGGGAGCAGCGGTCCCAGGCCCCCCGCGGGGGTCACCCTCGGAGATGGTCCCAGGCCCCCGCCGAGGGGCATCCTTGGAGACGCGGCTTCCGGGCAGGAGGAGCTAATCCGGGCCGGGGTCTGGGGCTCCGCGGGCAGCGCCGTGGGGCTGGCGTGGCCACGGCCCCCCGGGGACGGCAGTAGCGGGTGGGCGAGGGGCGGGTGCGGCCCGAAGCCCCCGCCCCAGGGGGCCGCGGCTTCCCTCTGGGAGGCGTAGTGGTGCAGGTGGGAGACGAGGCGCGCTCGCAGGGGGTCGGCCGGGTCCAGGCCCTCCATCAGGCCCAGGTAGCGGGCCACTTCGGCCAGGCATTCCCGGAAGCCCAGACTCCGGTAGTCCATGGCGAGGGCGTGCGCGTCAAAGTAGCCTGGGAAAGACGGAGCGGAGGGGGAGGCTCGAGGCGCGGCCAGCCTTCGCCCGGATCCGCGAGGGCTAGAAGACCCAAATCGCCCTCGCCCCCGGGGCCTCGACCACATCCACACTGCCACTACGGGTCGGGTGGGAGCCTCGACTCCCAGCTCTTTGCGAGCTGCCGGAGAGAGACCGCAACTCCACCCCAGCTGTGGCAAGCGGATGCTCCATCCTCCCTCTAATGTTTTCCCTCAACGCCAGAAGAACCCACCGGGGATGGGGAAACCGCACCACGAGGAAGTTCATTAGACACACAGAGGCACCGCCTCTTTATAAAGCTTTTAGCGAGAGCACTTTCCTGAGACTCGGTCCTCAGGCAAGGGATTTCATTTGGACATTTCTGTCTTGCTCCACTAAGCCTCTCTGAATAACGTTAGGTCTGGCTCCCAGAGAGGGTCCGATAGCATACTGATCCTAAAAGATCACATTTACTCGAGGATAAAAGCGCCCAGGCATCCTGTAATGAAAGGTGCTTTTAGATGTCATCACTTTAGCGTGCTTTGGAGAGAACCAGGCTGCTTAAAAACGAATTGGATTTTTGTTTCATGGGTGGTGGGGTGGTGGTATCCCTTTAGTTTTGGGAAGGCTCCCCTAAACCGGGAGAAAAGCACTCACACGTCCTTTAGTTTGTGCGAGCTTCACGAGGGACAGGCACAGGgcaccaactaataataataataataataatggcatttattaagcacttactatgtgccatgcactgttctaagctctgaggaggttacaagatgatcaggttgtcccatggagggctctgagtcttaatccctattttacagatgaggtaactgaggcacagagaagttaagtgacttgcccaaagtcacacagctgacaactggctgagccgggatttgaacccatgtcctctgactccacagcccgagctctttccactgagccacactgcatcatcCTACAcctaccccaccatttagaatGCAGTGCATATCCCAgcatttattattaacaataataacaataataataatggcatttgttaagcacttactatgtgccaagcactattctaagcactggggtagatacaaggtaatcaggttgccccccatggggctcacagtcttagttcccattttaaagatgagctaactgaggcatagagaagttaagtggcttgtcccgggtcacacagcggacaagtggcagagcgggggattagaacccacatcctccaactcccaagcccgtgctctttccactaagccacgctgcttagtacggtgcttggcacacagtaagcccttaacaaaggcCACTACCACCCTTATCAATCGGGCCTTCCCAAGGCCAAAGGAGCTGGCGTCGGCGCGATAAGGGGAACAGTTTAACTGCGGTCACCGAGGCAGGGGCTCTGGCAGCCGAAAAGAAATGCAACTGACCTTTCCCCCCCGCCGTATGCAACATTTTAAGGTGGTCCACGGTCATCTGCAGGATCTCCGCTTTTTCGAGCTTCGCCGATCcctgggggcgggaaggggagggaggttttaagcttccattcactcaatcgtatttactgagcgcttactgggtgcaaatatatatatgtatatatgtatatatgtttgtacatatttattactctattttatttgtacatatctattctatttattttattttgttagtatgtttggttttgttctctgtctcccccttttagactgtgagcccactgttgggtagggactgtctcaatatgttgccaacttgtacttcccaagcgcttagtacagtgctctgcacatagtaagcgctcaataaatacaattggtgatgatgatgatgatgcagagcactgtactaagcgcttggaaaggacaattcggccacaggggcaatcccaacccaacaacgggctcacaatcttccagCGTGGGCCCACTTGGAAGaggtgcagacacacacacacacacacacacacacacacacacacacacacacacacacacacacacacacaccccacacccccccccccaccttccctggcCTGAGGCCCCGAAGCTGGTGGTGAGGGGTGGCACCGAGAGGGTGGCACCCTTACCTGCTTCTCGAAGGCGCTGGGCACCAGCCTCCGCAACTCGGACAAGCTGTTATTGATCCGGTCTCGGCGGCGCTTCTCGATGATCTGCGGGACGGGGGagcgggggtaataataattcaatcaatcgtacgtattgagcgctcactggctgcacagcactggactacgcgcttgggaagaacaattcgataataatggcatttgttcagcgcttcttaggtgccaagcactgttctaagctctggggtagatgcaaggtaatcaggttgtcccctcgtggggctcagagtcttcatccccattttccagatgaggtaacagagtcacagagaagtgaagtctgtctcccccttctagactgtgagcccgttgttgggttgggacagtTTCTAtacgtttccgacttgtactttccaagcgcttagtacagtaccctgcacacagtaagcgttcaataaatacgattgaatgaatgaatgaatgaagtggcctacccaaggtcacacagcagacaagtggcggaagcaggattagaacccacttcttctgacttccaagcccgtgctctttccactaagccacgctccctcTCGGGGTGAGCTCAGCCCCAAGCAGGGGGAC encodes:
- the HEY1 gene encoding hairy/enhancer-of-split related with YRPW motif protein 1, whose translation is MKRSRAGAGSEDSELDQPADGEKEPSQEEAPGVGVPGVPGVPRRPANPGDPLQPTPLSRLPARNPGPLSPTASSHVLARKRRRGIIEKRRRDRINNSLSELRRLVPSAFEKQGSAKLEKAEILQMTVDHLKMLHTAGGKGYFDAHALAMDYRSLGFRECLAEVARYLGLMEGLDPADPLRARLVSHLHHYASQREAAAPWGGGFGPHPPLAHPLLPSPGGRGHASPTALPAEPQTPARISSSCPEAASPRMPLGGGLGPSPRVTPAGGLGPLLPGATSASKLAPPLLSSVVSLSAFPFSFGAFHLLAPNALNPSVPTQAVGLGKPYRPWGTEIGAF